A segment of the Desulfofundulus kuznetsovii DSM 6115 genome:
CCGCCACGCACGGTGCAGGGTTCACAGCCCAGGCTGCGGTAGCCGCGGCGGTAGAGCTCGCAGAAGGGCAAGTTGTACTTCCTTATGTAGCTCCAGATGTCGATCTCCCGGAAGTGCAGGATGGGCTGCACCCGCAGGTGATCAGGATTCTGCCGGGGCGAGAAATACTCTTCGCCCTGCCGGGCCTCCTGTTCGTCCCAGCGGACGGCGGTAAAGAGTGCAGCTAAGCCGAAGTCCCGGATGGCGTTCTGCAGGGGGACGGTCTTGAGCTGGTAGCAGCACTGGACGTGGTCTTCGGCAATCCTGATTGTTTTGAGCGCTTCTTCGTTGCGCACAACGCACAGGTTCAAGTCCCATTCTTTGGACATGCGGGCCACGAAATCGTAGATTTCCTTGAACTTCACCGAAGTGTCGATCTGGATCACCCGCACGGGCACCGTACCCCCGCAGGCCTGCTTGATGAGGTGCAGGAGCGTGAGCGAGTCCTTGCCTCCGGTGAAAGTAGTGGCCACTTTGTCGGTGCCGAAGCGTTCAAGGGTTTCCTTGATAATGCGGATGCTTTCGGCTTCCTTTTGCTCCAGGGTCCAGTTGTAGAGGCGTTCCTGGTTCAACTTTTTTCCTCCTCGTATAAAATTAAATTAGCCTAGATTGAGAGCTGCTAAGCCTTATAGATTGTAAGGTTTGCGGCCTCTCAAAAAAGTTTCAAATTTGTTCTTTGGCAATCTTTACAACTCAGGGTTTTTCCAGCATAATGCTTAAGTGGCATAGGGGAAGTACGCCTCCTCCTTGTTGCACCTCTGGTGACTTCATTTTAAGAGTGTACCCCCTCCCCTGGCAGGTACTTCTAACGCGCAGTTTGTTTCTTTGAATTCTAATTCTGGCGAGGGTGTTGAGCTTGCCAGGGATGCTGGGACCCCTATTCCAGCTATATTAAAGGTGGTGATTTAGTGAGCAACAAGCTTTTTGCCGGAATCGATGTCAGCCTGGAAAATAATCAACTCTGCCTCATGGATTTTGAAGGCAATCCTGTTGGTAAACCAATGAGTTTTGCCAACAATCTGCCCGGTACTTTAGCGATGGTCAGTCACCTTAATTCCGTCATGGAAAAAGGTGATTTCGAAAAGTTAACCATCGGCATGGAAGCAACAGCTCTTTACTGGTTTCCTCTGTTTAACTTCCTGAACTCGGACCCGACGCTTCAGGCCCAGGTGTTGCCTCTTAATCCCAAGGTGGTCAGCAATTTCCGCAGTGCTTATGCCGATATGGACAAGACGGATGTCAAAGACTCCTTTGTAATTGCTGACCGGCTGCGTTTCGGCAGGACCCCCCAGGGCTATATCCCTGATGTTGATTTCCTGGCGCTGCAAAGGCTCACCAGGTTCCGTTACCATTTGGTGCAGTGCGCGTCAGAGCTGAAGAATTACGCCAAATCCTTTTTGTTCCTGACATTTAGCGAATGGAACCGGACCAGGCCTTTTTCCGACCTGTTCGGGGCAACCTCCACCAGGCTTTTGAAGAAGTTCCGGTCGGCCCAGGAACTGGCCGAGGTTTCCACGGAAGAGCTTCAAGAACTGCTCCGGGAATTCAGCAAAGGCCGCTTTCGGAATGT
Coding sequences within it:
- a CDS encoding phosphoadenosine phosphosulfate reductase family protein → MNQERLYNWTLEQKEAESIRIIKETLERFGTDKVATTFTGGKDSLTLLHLIKQACGGTVPVRVIQIDTSVKFKEIYDFVARMSKEWDLNLCVVRNEEALKTIRIAEDHVQCCYQLKTVPLQNAIRDFGLAALFTAVRWDEQEARQGEEYFSPRQNPDHLRVQPILHFREIDIWSYIRKYNLPFCELYRRGYRSLGCEPCTVRGGPGGPERAGRAQDKEKAMQRLREMGYF